In Silene latifolia isolate original U9 population chromosome X, ASM4854445v1, whole genome shotgun sequence, the following proteins share a genomic window:
- the LOC141621782 gene encoding uncharacterized protein LOC141621782 yields MGRTSWPDENSRILLNILNEEKNRGVSKFNWGNIAKKFNAQKECNVTGKQVQNQYSDLKERYKGWEELQGLSGISFNPITKKVVVDEKSLDRYNAFIERNGKYGLKIIRGELANIDEMSKLFDGKFAYGVGGCFSPAMAKWPSYLSRQIEDLTNDETSQDNEVSGDDEFKETMFDDEHKAPPTLVDQKVFVGTSRKRKVEEPISPEERKRRETSFDRVIALLSGTGVGSSSKQPSTAEMVSDELTRMKVAEESGDAYFVSAVRYLSDETRAKIFLSLKNDNQKWIYLRVMDVDPLFTRLY; encoded by the exons ATGGGAAGAACTTCTTGGCCCGATGAAAATTCAAGAATTTTGCTCAACATTCTAAATGAGGAGAAAAACAGAGGAGTTAGCAAATTTAATTGGGGAAACATTGCCAAGAAATTTAATGCACAAAAAGAATGTAATGTGACTGGAAAACAAGTGCAAAATCAGTAttcagatttgaaagaaagatACAAGGGCTGGGAGGAATTGCAAGGTTTATCTGGCATATCATTCAATCCTATTACTAAAAAAGTTGTTGTAGATGAGAAGTCTTTGGACAGATATAACGCATTCATAGAG CGGAATGGAAAGTATGGGCTAAAAATAATCAGAGGAGAATTGGCTAACATTGATGAAATGAGCAAACTATTTGATGGAAAATTTGCGTATGGGGTGGGTGGTTGTTTTTCTCCGGCAATGGCAAAATGGCCATCTTACTTGAGTAGGCAAATTGAGGATCTTACTAATGATGAAACATCTCAAGACAATGAAGTTTCAGGTGATGATGAATTTAAAGAAACCATGTTTGATGATGAGCATAAAGCTCCACCAACTTTAGTTGACCAAAAAGTTTTTGTGGGAACCTCACGTAAACGAAAGGTTGAAGAACCCATTAGTCCAGAAGAACGCAAGAGAAGGGAAACTAGTTTTGATAGAGTTATCGCACTATTGTCGGGAACTGGTGTTGGTTCTTCAAGTAAGCAGCCTTCTACAGCTGAGATGGTTAGTGATGAATTGACTAGAATGAAAGTTGCAGAAGAATCGGGTGACGCGTACTTTGTCTCCGCTGTCAGATATTTAAGTGATGAAACACGTGCCAAGATATTCCTATCCCTTAAAAATGATAATCAAAAGTGGATCTATCTAAGAGTGATGGACGTAGATCCCTTGTTCACTCGCCTTTACTAG